A genomic segment from Segniliparus rotundus DSM 44985 encodes:
- a CDS encoding LGFP repeat-containing protein has product MIKNTMTRKTVLRAVGAFAALAAGVGVVVGCSDNKQAADKASGAMTSATNALTSASSAVSSAGSSVSSVVSSALSSPTTIDAPGVGNVVLDGPIASAYAKAGGKEKLGLPTAQPEKVGDGTVQAFEHGNAIYWSKETGARLVRGEILKIYKAHGGPAGALGFPTADEAETAGGPHAAHGGWISEFQHGTVTWLNQGDGMFKGNVTQK; this is encoded by the coding sequence ATGATCAAGAACACAATGACTCGAAAGACAGTTCTTCGTGCCGTCGGCGCGTTCGCCGCGCTCGCGGCAGGCGTCGGTGTGGTTGTCGGCTGTTCCGACAACAAACAAGCCGCTGACAAGGCGAGCGGAGCCATGACGAGCGCGACGAACGCCCTCACCAGCGCATCGAGCGCAGTGTCGTCCGCAGGAAGCTCGGTGTCGAGCGTGGTGTCGTCGGCGCTCTCCTCGCCGACGACCATCGACGCGCCGGGTGTCGGCAACGTCGTGCTGGACGGCCCGATCGCCTCCGCCTACGCGAAGGCGGGCGGCAAAGAGAAGCTCGGACTGCCCACGGCCCAGCCGGAGAAGGTCGGCGACGGCACTGTGCAAGCCTTCGAACACGGCAACGCCATCTATTGGTCGAAGGAGACCGGAGCGCGCCTCGTGCGGGGCGAAATCTTGAAGATCTACAAGGCCCACGGCGGTCCTGCCGGAGCGTTGGGGTTCCCGACAGCCGACGAGGCTGAGACCGCAGGCGGCCCGCATGCGGCCCACGGCGGCTGGATCAGCGAATTCCAGCACGGCACGGTCACCTGGCTCAACCAGGGCGACGGCATGTTCAAGGGGAACGTAACCCAGAAATAA
- a CDS encoding DUF2599 domain-containing protein: MRALFSALIVCAFGGEAAWADPADRGGRWIEHVVWARASDGPSLHVFPTRAGRDAPAELQGAEWDEVLSLAPEADSPGMREQFDCHQSFAKSKESWNLEPWRPAVGGVEMLASGCNPGKRENPAT; encoded by the coding sequence GTGCGCGCGCTGTTTTCGGCCTTGATTGTTTGCGCGTTCGGCGGCGAGGCGGCCTGGGCGGACCCCGCTGATCGTGGGGGACGTTGGATCGAGCATGTGGTTTGGGCGCGCGCTTCGGACGGGCCGAGTTTGCATGTTTTCCCGACGCGGGCGGGACGGGACGCGCCAGCTGAGCTGCAGGGCGCGGAGTGGGATGAGGTGCTGTCGCTCGCGCCGGAGGCGGACTCCCCCGGTATGCGGGAGCAGTTCGACTGCCACCAGAGTTTTGCGAAATCCAAGGAGAGCTGGAATCTCGAGCCGTGGCGGCCCGCGGTCGGGGGCGTGGAAATGTTGGCTTCTGGCTGCAATCCCGGCAAAAGGGAGAACCCGGCGACCTGA
- a CDS encoding 1,4-dihydroxy-2-naphthoyl-CoA synthase, producing MPDSTAPSPFDPTQWRDVPDFPDLTDITYHRHAEIGAVRIAFDRPEVRNAFRPHTVDELIAVLDHARTSPDVGVVLLTGNGPSPKDGGWAFCSGGDQRIRGRTGYQYASGEDSSTVEKGRAGRLHILEAQRLIRFMPKVVIALVNGWAAGGGHSLHVVCDLTLASREHARFKQTDADVGSFDGGYGSAYFAKQVGQKFAREIFFLARPYSAEEMRGMGAVNAVVEHGRLEAEGIQWAREILGKSPQAIRMLKYAFNLADDGLVGQQLFAGEATRLAYQTDEAVEGRDQFLEKRAPDWSPYPWHY from the coding sequence ATGCCCGATTCGACTGCACCGAGCCCGTTCGACCCGACGCAATGGCGGGACGTCCCCGATTTCCCGGACCTCACGGACATCACGTACCACAGGCATGCGGAAATCGGCGCGGTGCGCATCGCGTTCGACCGGCCCGAGGTCCGCAATGCGTTCCGGCCGCACACGGTGGACGAGCTGATCGCCGTGCTGGACCACGCCCGGACCAGCCCGGATGTCGGGGTGGTGTTGCTGACGGGCAATGGGCCGAGCCCGAAGGACGGCGGGTGGGCGTTTTGCAGCGGGGGGGACCAACGTATCCGAGGCCGGACGGGGTACCAGTACGCGAGCGGCGAAGACTCGTCGACTGTGGAGAAGGGTCGCGCGGGGCGTTTGCACATTTTGGAGGCGCAACGTTTGATCCGGTTCATGCCGAAGGTGGTGATCGCGCTGGTGAACGGATGGGCGGCGGGCGGCGGGCACAGCTTGCACGTGGTGTGCGACCTCACGCTCGCGAGCCGCGAGCACGCCAGGTTCAAACAGACTGACGCGGACGTCGGCAGTTTCGACGGCGGTTACGGCAGCGCCTATTTCGCCAAGCAGGTCGGACAGAAGTTCGCCCGCGAGATCTTTTTCCTCGCCCGCCCCTACAGCGCCGAGGAGATGCGCGGTATGGGCGCGGTGAACGCCGTGGTCGAGCATGGGCGGCTCGAAGCCGAGGGCATTCAGTGGGCTCGGGAGATCCTCGGCAAATCCCCGCAGGCGATCCGCATGCTGAAGTACGCGTTCAACCTCGCCGACGACGGTTTGGTGGGGCAGCAGCTTTTCGCGGGAGAGGCGACGCGCTTGGCCTATCAAACAGACGAGGCGGTGGAGGGCAGGGACCAATTCCTTGAGAAACGCGCCCCCGACTGGTCCCCGTATCCGTGGCATTACTGA
- a CDS encoding serine hydrolase domain-containing protein, whose translation MVTVMSAPDAQQGLPEGVQGTADRHFDPVVKAFAKLYTGRRAGGGALTVRLHGETVLDIWAGHSDRAGRAAWTRDTAPIVFSVSKGLSSTIIHRLADRGLIEYDKPVAEYWPAFGKSGKHAVTVRKVMAHEAGLSQLGGIINEYADYFDHELIEDRLASAWADRFAGKPAYHAFTYGWILSGLARAVTGKGMRDLFRQELAEPLGVEHIHLGRPPESSPTQLAAFVGARIPSTSPAQQVIQFGRKWTPFKRLIEACIPEPGMEKILHGDHPPILDGEMPAASVVVTAPVLATVYAALAGGGSVDGTQLLQPETVRQLSARRDPRNRATYQPDRVLGVPMMWHLGYHSLLTPVTLTGFGHIGIGGSAGWADPSNGIAVGYVHNRTPVTMLTDQASFPLLWPLILRAAKRRDASGR comes from the coding sequence ATGGTCACTGTCATGTCTGCCCCCGACGCCCAACAGGGCCTCCCGGAAGGGGTGCAGGGGACGGCGGACCGGCATTTCGATCCAGTCGTCAAGGCTTTCGCGAAGCTGTACACAGGACGACGGGCCGGCGGCGGCGCGTTGACGGTGCGCTTGCACGGGGAAACGGTGCTCGACATTTGGGCGGGGCACTCGGACCGGGCCGGGCGCGCGGCGTGGACGCGCGACACCGCTCCGATCGTGTTCTCGGTGTCCAAGGGGCTGTCCAGCACGATCATCCACCGGTTGGCCGACAGGGGCCTGATCGAATACGACAAGCCGGTGGCCGAGTATTGGCCCGCGTTCGGGAAAAGCGGCAAGCACGCCGTCACGGTCCGCAAGGTCATGGCGCACGAGGCGGGCCTGTCCCAGCTGGGCGGAATCATCAATGAGTACGCGGACTACTTCGACCACGAGCTGATTGAGGACCGGCTGGCGTCGGCATGGGCGGACCGGTTCGCGGGCAAGCCTGCCTATCACGCTTTCACATATGGCTGGATCTTGTCGGGGCTGGCTCGCGCAGTCACCGGCAAAGGGATGCGCGATCTGTTCCGCCAGGAGTTGGCCGAGCCGCTCGGCGTGGAGCACATTCACCTGGGCCGACCGCCCGAAAGCTCGCCGACGCAGTTGGCCGCGTTCGTCGGGGCGCGGATTCCTTCCACCTCCCCGGCCCAACAAGTGATCCAATTCGGCAGAAAGTGGACTCCATTCAAAAGGCTGATAGAAGCCTGCATCCCAGAGCCGGGGATGGAGAAAATCCTGCACGGGGACCACCCGCCGATCTTGGACGGCGAGATGCCCGCGGCCAGCGTTGTGGTCACCGCGCCCGTGCTGGCCACGGTGTACGCGGCCCTGGCGGGGGGCGGCAGCGTGGACGGGACCCAGCTGTTGCAACCGGAGACTGTGCGGCAGCTGTCGGCGCGGCGAGATCCCCGCAATCGCGCCACCTACCAGCCGGACCGCGTGCTCGGCGTGCCGATGATGTGGCATCTGGGCTATCACTCGCTCCTCACGCCGGTGACGCTCACCGGTTTCGGCCACATCGGCATCGGCGGTTCGGCCGGCTGGGCGGACCCGAGCAACGGGATCGCCGTCGGCTACGTCCACAACCGGACTCCGGTGACCATGCTCACCGACCAGGCGAGCTTCCCTTTGCTCTGGCCTTTGATCCTTCGCGCGGCCAAACGGCGCGACGCTAGCGGTAGGTGA
- a CDS encoding histidine phosphatase family protein, giving the protein MGVVYLVRHGQASFGSADYDQLSELGVRQSHVVGDELRRRGAGSGEAWCGTFARQRGTAQAAGFSPQHDIRWDEYDVHDVLAGHGIAADGTGADPRSFQRGLDSALARWVEAGASSPCQESWAAFAARTRSALGELVASLGQGEDAVVFTSGGVIGALAALALSGGAEPDWGRVFLPLHRVVCNTGITKLIVGRSGVSMVSFNEHAHLEGESSGLLTYR; this is encoded by the coding sequence ATGGGAGTCGTGTACCTCGTTCGCCACGGCCAGGCCTCGTTCGGCTCCGCGGATTACGACCAGCTCTCCGAGCTCGGGGTCCGGCAGTCCCATGTCGTCGGCGACGAGTTGCGCAGGCGAGGCGCCGGTTCGGGCGAGGCGTGGTGCGGGACGTTCGCGCGTCAGCGCGGCACCGCGCAGGCCGCCGGATTCTCGCCCCAGCACGACATCCGCTGGGACGAGTACGACGTCCATGACGTGCTCGCAGGCCACGGGATTGCCGCCGACGGGACCGGCGCCGATCCGCGCTCCTTCCAACGCGGATTGGACAGCGCCCTCGCGCGTTGGGTCGAGGCTGGCGCGTCGAGCCCCTGCCAGGAGAGCTGGGCCGCATTCGCCGCGCGCACGCGAAGCGCCTTGGGCGAACTCGTCGCAAGCCTCGGCCAAGGGGAGGACGCGGTCGTCTTCACCTCAGGAGGAGTGATCGGCGCGTTGGCCGCGCTGGCGCTCTCTGGGGGCGCGGAGCCGGACTGGGGCCGTGTCTTCTTGCCGCTGCACCGCGTGGTGTGCAATACGGGGATCACGAAACTCATCGTCGGGCGCTCCGGGGTCAGCATGGTCTCGTTCAACGAGCACGCCCATCTCGAAGGGGAATCCTCCGGGCTGCTCACCTACCGCTAG
- a CDS encoding phosphotransferase family protein: MGVEDQPAELRDEDRFDVEAVAAWLHERLPGLGGIPEVRQYPGGASNLTYLLRYPGRDLILRRPPAGRKAASAHDMKREFFVQQRLKPVYRYVPEVLALCEDDTVLGSQFYVMERLRGVILRRDLPAGASLAEAEARALSVRAVDSLIELHKVDPEQAGVRSLGKGDGYVSRQVSGWSRRYPAARTENVGDFEKVMRWLDRNQPEDVATVVLHNDFRLDNLVIDDLVSLNVIGVLDWEMSTLGDPLMDLGGALAYWTQADDDDTALRHRRQPTHLPGMLTRAQVLDYYVERTGFAPANWTFYEVFGLFRLAGIVQQIYFRYHNGQTTNPAFKDFWLFVNYLERRCENLLGI; the protein is encoded by the coding sequence ATGGGCGTTGAGGATCAGCCGGCGGAGCTGCGCGACGAGGACCGCTTCGACGTCGAGGCGGTCGCCGCCTGGCTCCACGAACGCCTTCCCGGGCTCGGCGGCATCCCCGAAGTGCGGCAATACCCTGGCGGGGCCTCGAACCTCACGTACCTTTTGCGCTACCCCGGCCGCGATCTCATCCTGCGCCGCCCCCCGGCAGGGCGCAAAGCCGCTTCCGCGCACGACATGAAGCGCGAGTTTTTCGTCCAACAGCGCCTGAAGCCGGTGTACCGGTACGTGCCCGAGGTCCTCGCGCTCTGCGAGGACGACACGGTGCTCGGCTCGCAGTTCTATGTGATGGAGCGCCTGCGCGGCGTCATCCTGCGCCGGGACCTTCCCGCAGGGGCGTCGCTCGCCGAGGCCGAAGCCCGCGCGCTCTCCGTGCGCGCGGTGGACAGCCTGATCGAGCTGCACAAGGTCGATCCCGAGCAGGCCGGTGTGCGAAGCCTCGGCAAAGGCGACGGCTACGTCAGCCGCCAGGTCTCCGGCTGGTCGCGGCGCTACCCTGCGGCGCGCACCGAGAACGTCGGCGATTTCGAGAAGGTCATGCGGTGGCTTGACCGCAACCAGCCCGAGGACGTGGCGACAGTGGTCCTCCACAACGACTTCCGGTTGGACAATCTGGTGATCGACGACCTTGTGTCCCTCAACGTGATCGGGGTGCTCGACTGGGAAATGTCCACCCTTGGCGATCCGCTCATGGACCTTGGCGGGGCGCTCGCCTACTGGACCCAGGCCGACGATGACGACACGGCCCTGCGCCACCGGCGCCAGCCCACGCATCTGCCGGGGATGCTGACTCGCGCGCAAGTGCTCGACTATTATGTCGAGAGGACCGGTTTCGCCCCGGCGAACTGGACATTCTACGAGGTCTTCGGCCTCTTCCGGCTGGCTGGCATTGTGCAGCAGATCTACTTCCGGTACCACAACGGCCAGACGACCAACCCGGCGTTCAAAGATTTTTGGTTGTTCGTGAACTACCTCGAACGCCGCTGCGAAAACCTGCTCGGGATCTGA
- a CDS encoding acyl-CoA dehydrogenase family protein has translation MDFGHSKLAERYIAELDSFLREEVEPRQREYYEAVAEQPWSVPPMIVELKAKAKAAGLWNLFLPPDAGDGRGAGLSNVEYAPLAEIMGRWSWASEIFNCSAPDSGNMEVLLRYGSPEQQEQWLEPLFAGQIRSAFGMTEPQVASSDATTMEATAVLDGDEVVLNGRKWWSTGIGHPDCEVIIFMGLTDPNAQPYQRHSMVLVPVGSPGVKVERMLTVFGYDEAPVGHAEVSYTDVRVPLANVIAGLGRGFEIAQGRLGPGRIHHCMRTIGLAEHALELGCKRASARSAFGKPLVDLGGNRERIAEARLAIEQARLLVLRTAWLIDTKGVHWARSEVSQIKAVVPKAMHSVVDTALQLHGAAGLSGDFPLAEAYAWTRALRFVDGPDEVHLGVVARQELKRYEGSAADGR, from the coding sequence ATGGACTTCGGCCACTCGAAGCTGGCGGAGCGTTACATCGCCGAACTGGACAGCTTTCTGCGCGAGGAGGTCGAACCCCGCCAGCGGGAGTACTACGAAGCCGTCGCCGAGCAGCCCTGGTCCGTGCCCCCGATGATCGTGGAGCTCAAAGCCAAGGCCAAAGCCGCCGGACTGTGGAATTTGTTCCTCCCCCCGGACGCGGGCGACGGCCGGGGCGCAGGCCTCAGCAATGTGGAGTACGCGCCGCTCGCCGAGATCATGGGCCGGTGGAGCTGGGCTTCCGAGATCTTCAACTGCAGCGCCCCCGACAGCGGCAATATGGAAGTGCTGCTGCGCTACGGCAGCCCCGAACAACAGGAACAGTGGCTCGAACCGCTCTTCGCGGGACAGATCCGCTCCGCGTTCGGCATGACCGAGCCGCAGGTCGCGTCCTCCGACGCCACGACTATGGAGGCCACTGCCGTCCTGGACGGCGACGAGGTCGTGCTCAACGGGCGTAAATGGTGGAGCACCGGGATCGGGCATCCGGACTGCGAAGTCATCATTTTCATGGGTTTGACCGATCCGAACGCGCAGCCCTACCAGCGGCATTCCATGGTGCTCGTCCCCGTCGGCTCCCCGGGGGTGAAGGTCGAGCGCATGCTCACCGTGTTCGGCTACGACGAGGCCCCCGTCGGCCATGCGGAGGTCAGCTACACCGACGTGCGCGTGCCCCTGGCGAACGTGATCGCCGGGCTTGGGCGGGGTTTCGAAATCGCCCAGGGCCGCCTCGGGCCGGGGCGCATCCACCACTGCATGCGCACCATCGGGCTCGCCGAGCATGCTTTGGAGCTCGGCTGCAAACGCGCGAGCGCGCGCAGCGCCTTCGGCAAGCCGCTCGTCGACCTCGGCGGCAACCGGGAGCGCATCGCCGAGGCGCGCCTCGCCATCGAGCAGGCCAGGCTCTTGGTGCTGCGCACCGCGTGGCTCATCGACACCAAGGGCGTCCACTGGGCGCGCAGCGAAGTCTCCCAAATCAAAGCCGTCGTCCCCAAAGCCATGCACTCGGTCGTGGACACCGCGCTGCAATTGCACGGTGCGGCGGGCCTCAGCGGGGACTTCCCGCTCGCCGAGGCGTACGCCTGGACCCGCGCCCTGCGGTTCGTCGACGGCCCGGACGAAGTGCATTTGGGCGTGGTCGCCCGGCAAGAGCTCAAACGCTACGAAGGGAGCGCCGCCGATGGGCGTTGA